ATGGCTTATAGCTCATGGCCCAGAGCTCACGCCCCTTACACCTTTACAAACTCCTGCACGCCCATCACGAACATCACGGCGCCGCCCACCGGCACCTCCACCGGGTCATTCACCAGTCCCTCGTTCTGCTCGCCCATGGGCACGCTGGGCGCCACCAGCCGGGTGCGGGTGCGGCAGGTGCGCTGCACGTGGCGCTTGAGTTCTTCCAGGCGCTCATCGTTCACGCCGATCATCAGCGTGGTATTCCCCTCGCGCAAAAAGCCCCCGGTGCTGGCCAGCTTCGTGACTTCAAAGGCGTTTTGCGACAGAACGCGCACCAGGGCGGTGGCGTCGGCATCCTGAATCACGGCCAGCACAAGCTTCATATTCCGCAGAATACCAGACAGACTATTTGGGCGCCGTCAGCTGCCGCCACAACGCAAAACCCCCGCGACTGGGCGGGGGCAACAGGGAACAGCGCAGCTTAGGCGACGTTCTTTTTGCGCCCGGCCTTTTCGGGGGCGGCGTTTTCCTGGCCCAGGGCCTGGGTTTCTTTCAGGCGGAAAATCACCAGGCTGCCCACGAAGGTGCAGGTGATCATGCCGTGGGCGTTGAGCAGGCTTAGGGCGGCCATGACTTCCTCGCGGGTCATGCGCAGCTGCTCGCTCATGTACAGGGCGCTGTCGGCGCGGCCTTCCAGGTAATCACGCACCTTCTTGGCACTTTCGGTCAGCGGGGTGGCGGGCACGTCGGCCAGACCGGGGTCAGCCAGGCCGTACACGGCGCGGGTACCGGTGCCGGGCAGGCGGCGCACGCGGCCCTGGTCCAGCAGGCTGGCCAGCGCGGCGCGCAGGTGCGACAGAGCCAGACTGGTGGTCTTTGCCAGTTCGGTCTCAACCCATTCCGGCTTGCTTTCCAGCGCCTTAAGAACCAGCTTCTCGTTGGCGCGGCGCGTTTCCTGCAGATCTTCAAGGGTGGGGGGATTAAACATGAACGCCTCCGGGAGGACTGTGGGGGCCACAGCGGCGCGTAGGCCAGTGCCGCCACAGAAAAAAGGTGTGAAAGAAGGGTGATCCGGGCCACTGGGCCAGGGCAG
The window above is part of the Deinococcus arcticus genome. Proteins encoded here:
- a CDS encoding cyclic-di-AMP receptor — encoded protein: MKLVLAVIQDADATALVRVLSQNAFEVTKLASTGGFLREGNTTLMIGVNDERLEELKRHVQRTCRTRTRLVAPSVPMGEQNEGLVNDPVEVPVGGAVMFVMGVQEFVKV
- a CDS encoding transcriptional regulator; translated protein: MFNPPTLEDLQETRRANEKLVLKALESKPEWVETELAKTTSLALSHLRAALASLLDQGRVRRLPGTGTRAVYGLADPGLADVPATPLTESAKKVRDYLEGRADSALYMSEQLRMTREEVMAALSLLNAHGMITCTFVGSLVIFRLKETQALGQENAAPEKAGRKKNVA